From Parasphaerochaeta coccoides DSM 17374, a single genomic window includes:
- a CDS encoding epoxyqueuosine reductase QueH encodes MMTLIPDVAPGILLHACCGPCSTAALERLVMDGWRPTVWFGNSNIYPLSEADKRYRELCRVAEFYNLPVIRGEWNHAAWRQAIAGHEDAPEHGERCSLCFAYNLRETWKKASELGFSRFTTTLTVSRFKKSATIFSVGEQFEGFEKIDFKKKDGFARSVTLSKELGLYRQDYCGCEFSLRDSIINRATSSCARCSERTDCATFID; translated from the coding sequence ATGATGACCTTGATTCCTGATGTCGCGCCAGGCATACTTCTCCATGCATGCTGCGGACCATGTTCAACCGCTGCGCTGGAACGCCTTGTCATGGACGGCTGGCGTCCTACGGTGTGGTTTGGCAACAGCAACATTTATCCTCTGTCCGAAGCCGACAAACGTTACCGTGAACTGTGCCGCGTAGCGGAATTTTACAATCTGCCTGTCATCAGGGGAGAATGGAACCATGCCGCATGGCGTCAGGCAATAGCCGGACATGAAGATGCCCCCGAACACGGGGAAAGATGCTCCCTCTGTTTCGCCTATAATCTCAGGGAGACGTGGAAGAAAGCCAGCGAACTTGGATTCAGCAGGTTCACCACTACCCTGACAGTCAGCAGATTCAAGAAAAGCGCGACCATCTTCTCTGTCGGCGAGCAGTTTGAAGGCTTTGAGAAAATAGATTTCAAGAAGAAGGATGGTTTCGCCCGTAGCGTCACCCTGAGCAAGGAGCTGGGATTGTATAGGCAAGATTACTGCGGATGCGAGTTCTCCTTGCGGGATAGCATCATCAATCGCGCCACCAGTTCATGCGCCCGTTGCTCAGAACGCACGGATTGCGCTACGTTCATAGATTGA
- a CDS encoding tetratricopeptide repeat protein: MKHKSLMIAFAVAAAITITLPATVLPGLGKLGILALLLFLFLYAQRATLFFVQGNRELSRPMPDMEKVWHSYARACKAGLPAKRLIDIANAHIQRGDVDEGRMLLDSPAVKALEDEKDRARIQLIQSMADFRDGNLKGAVARLVGLREKGIRDKTLYINLSTYLLAAGEMSQADELLAEAQDEDISSAGLDDNRGWSAIIKGDWDAAATIYDALFKDSSPGFPEAFLHAAQVRFHYALVEDGLILLGEALEKRFSCVTGAAVPVIQDIIDTLSDEGKMNATLAVLEDKRAVVAAGGSPW, encoded by the coding sequence ATGAAACACAAATCCTTGATGATAGCCTTTGCGGTGGCGGCCGCAATTACCATAACCCTTCCTGCAACGGTTCTGCCGGGGTTGGGCAAGCTCGGTATCCTTGCCCTCCTGCTATTTCTTTTCCTATATGCCCAGCGTGCGACCTTGTTCTTTGTCCAAGGGAATCGTGAACTTTCCCGGCCAATGCCCGACATGGAAAAAGTCTGGCATTCATACGCCAGGGCGTGCAAGGCAGGTCTGCCTGCGAAGCGTCTCATCGACATTGCCAATGCGCATATCCAACGAGGGGATGTGGATGAAGGAAGAATGCTGCTCGATTCACCGGCGGTCAAAGCTTTGGAAGATGAAAAAGACCGTGCCCGGATTCAACTAATCCAGTCCATGGCGGATTTTCGTGACGGGAACCTGAAAGGAGCTGTAGCCCGTCTTGTCGGACTGCGGGAAAAAGGGATACGGGACAAAACCCTCTACATAAACCTGAGCACATATCTTTTGGCTGCCGGAGAGATGTCCCAAGCTGATGAACTTCTCGCCGAGGCACAGGATGAAGATATCTCCAGCGCGGGACTTGATGATAACCGCGGGTGGAGCGCAATCATCAAGGGAGATTGGGATGCCGCCGCAACCATATATGACGCGCTGTTCAAGGACTCAAGCCCAGGATTCCCCGAAGCGTTCCTCCATGCGGCGCAGGTGCGCTTCCACTATGCTTTGGTTGAAGACGGGTTGATATTGCTTGGAGAGGCGTTGGAGAAACGTTTCTCCTGCGTGACAGGGGCTGCTGTCCCTGTCATCCAGGACATCATCGACACTCTTTCCGATGAAGGAAAGATGAACGCGACCTTGGCAGTGCTTGAAGACAAAAGAGCCGTTGTCGCCGCGGGCGGATCCCCATGGTGA
- the cls gene encoding cardiolipin synthase has protein sequence MMKKLLKLLTGRLFISIILIAIQLILMVFAIDYLATFKVVVPLFYTLSFLIVVFILFRDENPAYKIAWMLPILVFPIYGGIFYLMFGNKKLRAMKSPNLRRLSERYQNARVNGPRQDTVVRQALQTMSPLFVRQSDYIFATSEFPVWKDTQMEYFSSGETFFDSLLAELKAARRFIFLEFFIVASGKVWDMIFSILVQKVREGVDVRFMYDDVGSITTIPSGFDKMLAATGIKVVAFNPLKTHLNARFNFRNHRKICVIDGNIAYTGGLNLADEYVNRSIRFGHWKDTGVMIKGDAVWNMTLMFLQLWLFSTGKDLELDAYRPTKKYPTDGFVQPFGDAPGDNHNVGENVYMQIINTARHYVWMTTPYLILDNEMLTALRIAAQSGIDVRIITPHYADKPYVHPVTRSYYRNLLEAGVRIYEYVPGFIHSKMFVCDDEMAVVGTTNMDYRSFFLHFECGIMFFGSSVVMKVRDDIRDTFEVCDEMTVDKVDALSLPKKFIQVFFKAFAPLM, from the coding sequence ATGATGAAAAAATTACTGAAACTGCTGACTGGACGTCTTTTTATTTCCATCATCCTAATCGCCATCCAGCTCATTCTGATGGTCTTTGCCATTGATTACCTTGCGACTTTCAAGGTGGTGGTCCCCTTGTTCTATACATTGAGTTTTCTCATTGTTGTCTTCATCCTGTTCAGAGATGAGAATCCGGCGTACAAGATAGCATGGATGCTGCCCATCCTTGTTTTTCCAATCTACGGAGGAATCTTTTACTTGATGTTTGGGAACAAGAAGCTCCGTGCCATGAAAAGCCCCAATCTCCGTCGGCTGTCGGAGAGATACCAGAATGCCCGTGTCAACGGACCGCGGCAGGATACCGTGGTGCGTCAGGCTTTGCAGACAATGAGCCCTTTGTTCGTTCGCCAGAGCGACTATATCTTCGCAACGAGCGAATTTCCTGTCTGGAAAGATACCCAGATGGAATATTTTTCATCAGGGGAGACATTCTTTGATTCGTTGCTTGCGGAACTCAAAGCCGCCCGCAGATTCATTTTCCTGGAATTCTTCATTGTGGCATCCGGCAAAGTCTGGGACATGATATTCAGCATACTTGTCCAGAAGGTAAGGGAAGGGGTTGATGTCCGCTTCATGTATGACGATGTCGGTTCCATCACTACGATTCCCTCTGGATTTGACAAGATGTTGGCCGCCACAGGCATCAAGGTGGTGGCTTTCAATCCATTGAAGACACATCTCAACGCTCGTTTCAATTTTCGGAACCACAGGAAAATATGTGTCATCGACGGCAACATCGCCTATACCGGCGGCTTGAATCTTGCTGACGAGTACGTCAATCGCTCAATCCGGTTTGGGCACTGGAAGGATACAGGAGTGATGATCAAGGGCGACGCGGTATGGAACATGACGCTCATGTTCCTCCAGCTCTGGCTTTTCTCAACCGGTAAGGACTTGGAACTTGATGCATATCGTCCGACAAAGAAATATCCTACCGATGGCTTCGTCCAGCCCTTTGGTGATGCTCCAGGGGACAACCACAACGTAGGTGAGAACGTCTACATGCAAATCATCAATACGGCTCGACATTATGTATGGATGACGACGCCCTACCTGATTTTGGACAATGAGATGCTCACTGCCTTGAGGATAGCCGCCCAGAGCGGCATTGATGTCCGCATCATCACGCCTCATTACGCTGACAAGCCGTATGTGCATCCGGTCACTCGTTCTTATTACCGGAACCTGCTTGAGGCAGGAGTCCGCATCTATGAATATGTTCCCGGTTTCATTCATTCCAAGATGTTTGTCTGTGATGACGAGATGGCTGTCGTCGGCACGACCAACATGGATTATCGTTCCTTCTTTTTGCATTTTGAATGCGGAATCATGTTTTTCGGTTCTTCGGTGGTCATGAAGGTGAGGGACGACATCAGGGATACCTTTGAGGTCTGCGATGAAATGACGGTGGACAAGGTCGATGCGCTCTCTCTGCCCAAGAAATTTATCCAGGTTTTTTTCAAGGCATTCGCGCCACTGATGTGA
- a CDS encoding VIT1/CCC1 transporter family protein, which translates to MGKTSDIPAEAITFLKKMQRIEADDMLTYAKIGRHVKDQHNKAVILKLAKDEERHAHIWTRYTGSKPKAHMFTVYWNYFLSFILGFTFIIKKMEKREDRTNLNYHTWEHVIPEARTIADDEEDHERQLLEMLDEERLRYLGSFVLGLSDALVELSGTLAGLTLALTNTRLIALSGMITGIAATLSMAGSEYLSKKNEDSPDNALKSSLYTGAAYLVTVALLILPYLLLPSHAWLTALIIMLATMLLIIIFFTYYVSVAKSLPFFKRFIQMAGISLSVAAISFGIGFLVKGWLGVDI; encoded by the coding sequence ATGGGAAAAACATCCGATATACCGGCTGAAGCAATAACCTTTCTGAAAAAAATGCAGAGAATCGAAGCTGACGACATGCTGACCTACGCAAAGATAGGACGCCACGTCAAAGATCAGCATAACAAAGCTGTCATATTGAAGCTTGCCAAGGACGAAGAACGTCATGCCCATATCTGGACACGTTACACCGGCAGTAAGCCGAAAGCCCACATGTTCACTGTATATTGGAACTATTTCCTCAGTTTCATCCTGGGATTCACTTTCATCATCAAAAAAATGGAAAAACGTGAAGACCGAACGAACCTGAACTACCACACATGGGAGCATGTGATCCCCGAAGCACGTACCATAGCCGACGATGAAGAAGACCATGAAAGGCAACTGTTGGAAATGCTGGATGAGGAAAGACTGAGATATCTCGGTTCATTCGTCCTTGGGCTGTCCGATGCATTGGTCGAGCTGAGCGGCACTTTAGCGGGACTGACCCTCGCCCTGACGAACACCCGGCTCATTGCGCTCTCCGGTATGATTACTGGCATAGCGGCTACTCTCTCCATGGCGGGAAGCGAATATCTGTCCAAGAAAAACGAAGACTCCCCGGACAACGCTCTGAAAAGTAGTCTTTACACGGGAGCCGCCTACCTTGTCACCGTCGCTCTGCTCATCCTCCCCTACCTGCTCCTTCCTTCCCACGCATGGCTGACTGCTTTGATTATCATGCTTGCTACCATGCTGCTGATTATCATTTTCTTCACTTACTACGTCAGCGTGGCGAAAAGTCTGCCTTTCTTCAAACGATTTATCCAGATGGCTGGTATCAGCCTGTCGGTCGCCGCTATCTCCTTCGGCATCGGCTTCCTGGTCAAAGGATGGCTCGGCGTAGACATCTGA
- a CDS encoding Trp family transcriptional regulator encodes MTDYDELIAVFASTTDTEKMKQLLDELLTPHEKKSVLLRWNLMNDLYQGMPQRGIASKYGISLCKVTRGSRILKQKDSYSRRLLSDKYDDHIQL; translated from the coding sequence ATGACTGATTACGATGAGTTGATTGCTGTATTTGCATCGACCACTGATACTGAGAAGATGAAGCAGCTTCTGGATGAGCTGTTGACACCGCATGAGAAGAAATCTGTCCTGCTTAGGTGGAATCTCATGAATGATCTCTACCAAGGCATGCCCCAGCGCGGCATAGCCTCGAAATATGGCATAAGCCTCTGCAAGGTCACGCGTGGTTCAAGGATACTGAAACAGAAGGATTCCTACTCCCGCCGTCTCCTTTCGGATAAATATGATGATCATATACAACTATGA
- a CDS encoding lysylphosphatidylglycerol synthase transmembrane domain-containing protein — translation MKNKLWNWVFIVVSLFAFMGYLVWKEGLTNIRLHVTSMAIGWLWVGILFQWVSHACDAMIIWKLSRDYPNSPSFLTCMRSILVGNMLGHITPMMAGNFPAQIALLTKDGMRAGDSATVLMAKAIAYQGGYACVIILSVLKGWLSGGFGLSSGIWLLIYAGMVVSIFAVLFFVLVLRAQKLISGIVKVVIRFLGKVKIVKNPQRLSERTVEEITRMGENVRGMKTTFSSWVGLIALGFLQVAFTMVFTYAVYRSLRLSGESIIDVGALQSFASLIHAYVPIPGGLGLGDSIFLQIMGTVMGERNVDFAMVVWRLLAFYLPIMYGVVAFGIKKKQKPVPDASAA, via the coding sequence ATGAAAAATAAACTCTGGAATTGGGTCTTCATCGTCGTTTCCTTGTTTGCGTTCATGGGCTACCTTGTCTGGAAAGAAGGACTGACGAACATCCGTCTGCATGTGACATCAATGGCTATAGGTTGGCTTTGGGTGGGAATCCTGTTTCAGTGGGTTTCCCATGCATGTGATGCCATGATTATCTGGAAGCTGAGCCGTGATTATCCCAATTCTCCTTCGTTTCTGACCTGTATGCGCTCCATTTTAGTCGGGAACATGCTGGGACATATCACGCCCATGATGGCGGGGAATTTTCCTGCACAGATTGCCCTGCTCACCAAGGACGGGATGAGGGCAGGTGATAGCGCGACCGTTCTCATGGCAAAGGCAATCGCCTATCAGGGAGGATATGCTTGCGTGATTATTCTCAGCGTCCTGAAAGGATGGCTGTCAGGAGGGTTCGGGTTGTCTTCCGGGATATGGTTGCTTATCTATGCCGGTATGGTCGTCAGCATCTTCGCCGTTTTGTTCTTTGTCTTGGTACTGCGGGCGCAGAAGCTCATATCAGGGATTGTGAAGGTTGTGATTCGTTTCTTGGGGAAGGTAAAAATCGTGAAGAATCCCCAACGGCTCAGCGAAAGGACTGTTGAGGAAATCACCCGGATGGGAGAGAATGTGCGCGGGATGAAGACGACGTTTTCCTCATGGGTGGGCTTGATCGCTCTTGGCTTCTTGCAGGTTGCTTTCACCATGGTGTTCACCTACGCCGTATACCGGAGCCTGCGACTGTCTGGGGAATCAATCATAGATGTCGGGGCACTTCAATCTTTTGCTTCTTTAATTCACGCCTACGTGCCCATCCCAGGAGGACTGGGACTCGGAGATAGCATATTCCTTCAAATCATGGGTACGGTGATGGGAGAGAGGAATGTAGACTTTGCCATGGTCGTCTGGAGATTGCTGGCTTTTTATCTGCCCATCATGTATGGTGTGGTTGCATTCGGAATAAAAAAGAAGCAGAAGCCGGTTCCTGACGCGAGTGCGGCTTAA
- a CDS encoding glycosyltransferase — protein sequence MDTPLYTVGQFCEAYPPVMDGVANVLMNYVSNLRKMNVDARSIVSGSEADVESDRDAGDFHVLRARLYPLPGMKPYGAVSYPRRFRKALDDINFDIVHAHEPAFLGRLAYKIARKRNIPFVITFHTQIKDDIKSVVKSTWMTEKILSMGMKIYDKADEVWVPSKEALDVIRSYGYQGPATIMMNCTDFVPPDDTLYASMRDTGRKAYMKDSSLPLLVYLGQQSVKKNIPFFLDALASIARDGDEFEMLMVGEGPDKKSFETYVEAHGLGKKVHFLGRITDREKVKTVLASSDVMIFPSLYDVASIAIREAAAYRLPVIGIEGSCTSSIIENGKNGYLSANDRQAFISLLRHAIREPEERARLGLSARDTIYHSWAEVVGVVDERYRSLINGYRSRQGKAPLV from the coding sequence ATGGATACTCCTCTATATACCGTTGGTCAGTTCTGTGAAGCATATCCACCAGTGATGGACGGAGTTGCCAACGTCCTGATGAATTATGTCTCGAATCTGAGGAAAATGAACGTGGATGCCAGGTCGATAGTCTCAGGTTCAGAGGCGGATGTCGAGTCCGACAGGGACGCCGGGGATTTTCATGTCTTGCGTGCCCGTCTGTACCCATTGCCGGGTATGAAGCCGTATGGGGCTGTATCATACCCTCGTCGTTTTAGAAAGGCTCTTGATGATATCAATTTTGATATTGTCCACGCCCATGAGCCGGCTTTTCTTGGACGACTGGCATATAAGATTGCCAGAAAAAGGAACATTCCTTTCGTCATCACCTTCCATACGCAAATCAAGGATGACATCAAGTCTGTGGTCAAAAGCACGTGGATGACGGAAAAGATACTATCCATGGGCATGAAAATTTATGACAAGGCTGATGAAGTATGGGTTCCCAGTAAAGAAGCCCTGGATGTCATACGTTCCTATGGCTATCAGGGGCCTGCGACCATCATGATGAACTGCACGGATTTTGTACCTCCGGATGATACTCTGTATGCATCAATGCGGGACACCGGACGCAAGGCTTATATGAAAGATTCATCCCTTCCTCTTTTGGTTTATCTGGGACAGCAGAGCGTGAAAAAGAACATTCCTTTTTTCCTTGATGCCTTGGCAAGCATTGCCAGGGACGGGGATGAATTTGAGATGCTCATGGTGGGGGAGGGGCCTGACAAGAAATCATTCGAGACATATGTGGAAGCGCACGGACTGGGGAAGAAAGTACATTTTCTGGGACGAATCACCGATCGGGAAAAGGTCAAGACGGTCTTGGCAAGCTCCGATGTGATGATTTTCCCGTCCTTGTATGATGTCGCCAGCATAGCCATACGTGAGGCCGCGGCGTATCGTCTCCCTGTCATTGGTATTGAAGGATCCTGTACATCCTCAATCATTGAGAACGGCAAGAATGGATATCTGTCAGCCAATGACAGGCAGGCGTTCATCTCTCTCCTGCGGCATGCCATCAGGGAACCGGAGGAAAGAGCACGGCTAGGACTCTCTGCTCGTGATACCATCTATCACAGCTGGGCGGAGGTCGTTGGCGTTGTAGATGAACGGTATCGCAGTTTAATCAACGGATACCGTTCCCGTCAGGGAAAAGCTCCGTTGGTTTAG
- a CDS encoding DEAD/DEAH box helicase, whose product MPDTVTFADLGLSARTLDVLKKKGFEEPTQIQKECIPLLLHEKTDVIGQARTGTGKTAAFGIPILETVDEHDSTVQALILAPTRELAVQVADEISSMRPSSGLSIAAIYGGASMSLQLRQLHRGVQIVVGTPGRVQDHLDRGTLNLENLKFMVLDEADEMLDMGFIEDIENILSRTPADKRMLCFSATMPAPIQNLAQRFMKDPKIVRVVSQDMTNLLTNQVCYEVRESDKLEALCRVIDVAVDFYGLVFCRTKLQCDEVTEKLVARGQDADALHGDLSQKQREAILNRFRRRQLSVLVATDVAARGIDIPDLTHVINYSIPQNPEAYIHRIGRTGRAGRSGTAVTFITPREYSKLKYIQRIAHTEIHRETVPAISDIMEAKRNRIATETESLLTVAESDQFRPLARHLLESHAAEDVVAALLTGLNKNALDESRYTYLSSDATGRRKGRFAETVDPESGLVRLFISRGTKDGLNRELLQEYVSNATNGSVSRLSDIDIGTTYSFASATPDDAKAVIDIFALNAPEGEGPLVTKAKPEPSSSSFHRRTPSRKAYQDRPRRTDRYDFKDEAGYHGGRERAEKENDSARSGYGEKRRSHGKYTADGGSGKGRSFKKEKKPSVLVGKDGRPFRKNSR is encoded by the coding sequence ATGCCAGACACAGTTACTTTCGCGGACCTTGGACTGTCCGCGCGCACCCTCGACGTGCTGAAAAAGAAAGGATTCGAAGAACCCACTCAAATACAGAAGGAATGTATTCCCCTTCTCCTCCATGAAAAAACCGATGTTATCGGACAGGCCCGCACAGGCACAGGCAAGACTGCCGCATTCGGCATCCCCATTTTGGAAACCGTAGATGAACATGATTCAACCGTACAAGCCTTAATCCTTGCTCCTACCCGTGAGCTTGCTGTCCAAGTGGCTGACGAGATATCCAGCATGCGTCCATCCTCTGGCTTGTCCATAGCAGCCATTTACGGCGGGGCTTCCATGTCCCTCCAGTTGCGGCAGCTCCACAGAGGTGTGCAGATTGTCGTCGGAACGCCTGGACGTGTCCAGGATCATCTGGACAGAGGTACGCTGAATTTGGAGAACCTGAAATTCATGGTTCTGGACGAAGCCGATGAGATGCTTGACATGGGCTTCATTGAAGATATTGAAAACATATTGTCCCGTACTCCTGCGGACAAGCGGATGCTCTGCTTTTCCGCAACCATGCCCGCACCCATACAGAATCTCGCCCAACGTTTCATGAAGGATCCGAAGATTGTGCGGGTCGTTTCCCAAGACATGACCAACTTGCTCACCAACCAAGTCTGCTACGAGGTCAGGGAAAGCGACAAGCTGGAAGCATTGTGCCGGGTCATTGATGTCGCGGTGGATTTCTACGGTCTTGTCTTCTGCCGCACGAAACTTCAATGTGATGAAGTGACCGAAAAGCTGGTCGCCCGCGGACAGGATGCCGATGCCCTGCACGGGGATCTGTCACAGAAGCAGAGGGAAGCAATCCTCAATAGGTTCCGCAGGAGACAGCTCTCCGTACTGGTCGCGACCGATGTAGCCGCACGGGGCATTGATATTCCTGACCTGACCCATGTAATCAATTATTCCATACCGCAGAATCCGGAGGCTTATATCCACCGGATTGGTCGTACCGGACGAGCAGGACGTTCCGGTACAGCAGTCACGTTCATCACGCCACGGGAATATTCAAAGCTCAAGTACATCCAGCGGATAGCCCATACGGAAATACACAGGGAAACCGTGCCGGCCATCAGTGATATCATGGAGGCAAAGAGAAACCGTATCGCTACGGAAACGGAGAGCCTGCTGACCGTGGCGGAAAGTGACCAGTTCCGGCCTCTTGCGCGCCATTTGCTGGAAAGCCATGCAGCGGAAGATGTCGTAGCCGCCCTGCTCACAGGTCTCAACAAGAATGCCTTGGACGAATCCCGGTACACATACCTCAGCTCCGACGCCACAGGCAGGAGGAAAGGACGATTCGCCGAGACAGTTGATCCGGAAAGCGGTTTGGTACGCCTGTTCATTTCACGGGGAACCAAGGACGGCTTGAACAGGGAACTGCTCCAAGAATATGTTTCCAATGCCACCAATGGTTCAGTCTCCCGTCTGTCGGACATAGACATCGGCACTACGTACTCCTTTGCATCGGCGACTCCCGACGATGCAAAAGCGGTCATAGATATTTTTGCCCTCAACGCGCCGGAAGGTGAAGGTCCGCTTGTCACCAAGGCAAAACCTGAGCCGTCATCTTCTTCATTCCACCGCAGAACTCCTTCCAGAAAAGCATATCAGGATCGACCACGGCGCACGGATCGGTACGACTTCAAAGACGAAGCAGGATACCATGGCGGACGAGAACGAGCAGAAAAGGAAAACGACTCTGCACGGTCTGGTTACGGGGAAAAACGACGTTCTCATGGGAAATACACCGCCGATGGTGGCAGTGGCAAGGGCAGATCTTTCAAGAAAGAAAAAAAGCCTTCCGTACTGGTCGGCAAAGATGGACGTCCTTTCCGCAAGAACAGCCGCTGA
- a CDS encoding DUF2804 family protein — MATHKRFALSGWERYVITAADGRYMLIVEVSCTGHKETVMIAFADMKKNDVAHAMGFRRRFRHSTILSHVSTEDGYITWANPVLRAAFVVRGNKRHLLFACPSLKLPDGRVGLDVNIILLQGIYEKQNKDMSLRKASSNQRSCWMGTITGMPVSGTLRLGEDMEAFSPDSAWAALDWCRKKGRVRLKKSPVLNATGIHDGAACSISLAMTSRSGSGERHSFISYEGKTYNLSGIIWEAHEYDGLLNAEIHDDAGMLNIRFIPAFSNQTEPSRLFGRVSGRFCPSIGKEIWIESFSGFIEERRITGATTCID; from the coding sequence TTGGCAACACACAAACGCTTCGCTCTTTCCGGATGGGAACGCTATGTCATCACAGCAGCTGATGGCAGATACATGCTCATTGTGGAGGTTTCCTGTACCGGTCATAAGGAAACTGTCATGATTGCATTCGCTGATATGAAGAAAAACGATGTCGCCCATGCAATGGGTTTCCGACGCCGTTTCCGACATTCGACAATCCTCAGTCATGTTTCAACTGAAGACGGCTACATCACATGGGCAAACCCTGTCCTCAGGGCGGCCTTTGTCGTGCGTGGCAACAAGAGGCATCTTCTGTTCGCATGCCCTTCCCTCAAACTTCCGGATGGTCGCGTAGGACTTGATGTCAACATCATACTGCTCCAGGGAATCTACGAAAAACAGAACAAAGACATGAGCCTTCGTAAGGCGTCTTCCAATCAACGGTCGTGCTGGATGGGAACCATAACAGGCATGCCAGTCAGCGGAACCCTGCGCCTGGGAGAGGACATGGAGGCGTTCAGTCCTGATTCAGCCTGGGCTGCGCTTGATTGGTGCCGGAAGAAAGGTCGTGTCCGGTTGAAGAAATCTCCCGTGCTGAATGCAACAGGTATTCATGATGGCGCGGCATGCAGTATTTCTCTCGCCATGACATCCCGCTCCGGCAGTGGCGAGCGGCATTCTTTTATTTCCTATGAAGGGAAAACCTACAATCTTTCCGGTATCATCTGGGAAGCGCATGAGTATGATGGACTTCTGAACGCAGAAATCCATGATGACGCAGGGATGCTCAACATCCGTTTTATTCCGGCTTTTTCCAACCAGACGGAACCAAGCCGCCTGTTCGGAAGGGTTTCAGGAAGATTCTGTCCCTCCATTGGGAAGGAAATATGGATAGAATCTTTCTCCGGATTCATCGAAGAACGGCGGATTACCGGAGCAACTACTTGCATAGACTGA